A stretch of the Medicago truncatula cultivar Jemalong A17 chromosome 5, MtrunA17r5.0-ANR, whole genome shotgun sequence genome encodes the following:
- the LOC11405643 gene encoding probable serine/threonine-protein kinase PBL28 translates to MPFGLVSAWNKRRRSKSQDHTDPWIYKPAQLWQLDDKTPRPTKKLHGSSVYTLREMEEATCSFSEENLLGKGGFGKVYRGTLRSGEVVAIKKMELPAIKEAEGEREFRVEVDILSRLSHPNLVSLIGYCADGKHRFLVYEYMVNGNLQDHLNGIGERNMDWPRRLQVALGAAKGLAYLHSSSDVGIPIVHRDFKSTNILIDANFEAKISDFGLAKLMPEGQETHVTARVLGTFGYFDPEYTSTGKLTLQSDVYAFGVVLLELLTGRRAVDLNQGPNDQNLVLQVRHILNDRKKLCKVIDPEMARSSYTIQSIVMFANLASRCVRTESNERPSMADCVKEIQMIIYTNSKGLGMVMHSLRLI, encoded by the exons ATGCCATTCGGGTTGGTCTCGGCATGGAACAAGCGCCGAAGAAGCAAGTCTCAAGATCATACAGATCCat GGATTTACAAACCTGCACAACTTTGGCAACTTGATGATAAAACGCCACGTCCTACAAAGAAGTTGCATGGATCATCTGTTTACACACTGAGGGAAATGGAAGAGGCAACATGTTCATTCAGTGAGGAAAATCTGCTTGGAAAAGGAGGATTTGGCAAAGTCTACCGAGGCACTTTGCGATCAGGAGAG GTTGTCGCGATCAAGAAAATGGAGCTTCCAGCAATAAAAGAAGCAGAAGGGGAACGTGAATTTCGAGTCGAAGTTGACATTTTGAGCAGACTAAGCCACCCAAATCTTGTTTCTTTGATAGGATACTGTGCTGATGGAAAGCATAGATTCTTAGTATATGAATATATGGTTAATGGGAACCTGCAAGATCATTTGAATG GAATTGGAGAAAGAAACATGGATTGGCCTCGAAGACTACAGGTGGCACTGGGAGCTGCAAAAGGACTTGCTTATCTCCATTCAAGTTCTGATGTTGGAATTCCTATTGTTCATAGAGATTTCAAATCGACCAACATTCTCATAGATGCCAACTTTGAAGCAAAG ATATCTGATTTCGGGCTTGCCAAGTTAATGCCAGAAGGACAGGAGACACACGTGACTGCCAGAGTCCTCGGCACATTTGGTTACTTTGATCCCGAGTATACATCG ACAGGGAAACTCACTCTCCAAAGTGATGTTTATGCTTTTGGTGTAGTTCTTCTGGAGCTTTTGACCGGACGTCGAGCTGTAGATCTCAACCAGGGTCCTAATGATCAGAACCTTGTACTACAG GTGAGGCACATACTTAATGACCGCAAGAAGCTTTGTAAGGTGATTGATCCAGAGATGGCTCGAAGTTCTTACACCATTCAGTCTATAGTCATGTTTGCTAATCTGGCATCAAGATGCGTACGAACTGAAAGTAACGAGCGGCCTTCAATGGCAGATTGTGTAAAAGAGATCCAAATGATTATCTATACAAATTCAAAAGGCTTGGGAATGGTTATGCATAGCTTGAGACTGATCTAG